A portion of the Syntrophobacterales bacterium genome contains these proteins:
- a CDS encoding FtsQ-type POTRA domain-containing protein, with amino-acid sequence MKKILSMLFLIPVCALSVLTLIYLFSKDEPIFFLKNVRISGVQQLGEADIMNKISPLLRESLLKIDAAKMKEMIASHPFVKKVSVKRMYPFSILIDVKEKKPCALWVDGGGNIHVLDEDGEPYRGLIKGDGKGLFIINARDKGDVKSVYREVSSWIKGGLLKKESLSEIYYNEGSITLFGLESGVEIILGKEDQDKRLKRAVTVFEDAKKRGLLIKCIDARFEKGAIIQERKG; translated from the coding sequence CCAGTATGCGCTTTGTCGGTTCTGACCCTCATCTATCTTTTTTCGAAGGATGAACCTATATTTTTTCTCAAGAACGTCAGGATAAGCGGTGTGCAACAATTAGGAGAAGCGGATATAATGAACAAAATATCTCCTTTACTCAGGGAAAGTCTTCTCAAAATAGATGCGGCGAAAATGAAAGAGATGATCGCGTCCCATCCTTTCGTGAAAAAGGTGAGTGTCAAACGCATGTACCCCTTTTCCATCCTTATCGACGTGAAGGAAAAGAAGCCCTGTGCCCTGTGGGTGGACGGCGGAGGGAATATACACGTACTTGATGAGGACGGAGAACCTTACAGAGGACTCATAAAAGGAGATGGGAAGGGCCTCTTTATTATAAATGCCCGTGACAAAGGCGATGTGAAAAGCGTCTACCGTGAGGTAAGCTCTTGGATTAAAGGGGGATTGCTAAAGAAAGAGAGTCTTTCCGAGATTTACTACAATGAAGGAAGCATCACTCTTTTTGGCCTTGAAAGCGGCGTGGAGATCATCCTTGGAAAAGAGGATCAGGACAAGAGGCTGAAAAGGGCGGTCACGGTTTTTGAGGATGCCAAAAAAAGAGGGCTCCTGATAAAATGCATAGATGCGCGGTTTGAGAAGGGTGCCATAATCCAGGAAAGGAAGGGTTGA